One genomic segment of Brassica napus cultivar Da-Ae chromosome A3, Da-Ae, whole genome shotgun sequence includes these proteins:
- the LOC106361906 gene encoding RING-H2 finger protein ATL18-like, translated as MFSLLFSRSPLCTVVIVFYTFVCIPLERLKKQCGVAEPQYDDGYHLPGFMFGDKAKKKEEKEEKICCSICLVDYEAEDAVTHLPRCNHLFHINCIEPWLLSGHLTCPLCRSFVFSSPSSPTHNNVNTSPFSFSFYLSFFFCLLSLHHLLGCLL; from the coding sequence AtgttttctttgttgttttcGCGGTCACCTTTGTGCACAGTAGTCATAGTATTCTACACTTTTGTGTGCATTCCCTTAGAGAGGTTGAAGAAGCAGTGTGGAGTTGCTGAACCGCAATACGATGATGGTTACCACCTACCCGGTTTTATGTTTGGGGACaaggcaaagaagaaggaagagaaagaggagaagatATGCTGCTCAATATGCCTTGTGGATTATGAAGCTGAAGATGCAGTGACACATCTCCCAAGATGCAATCATCTATTCCATATCAATTGCATTGAACCTTGGCTTCTCAGTGGCCATCTCACTTGCCCTCTCTGCAGATCTTTTgtattttcttctccttcttctcctaCACACAACAATGTCAATACTTCCCCCTTCTCTTTCAGTTTCTATCTCTCGTTCTTTTTTTGCTTGTTGTCTCTCCATCACCTGCTTGGATGCTTGTTGTAG
- the LOC106440060 gene encoding ATP synthase subunit d, mitochondrial: MSGAGKKVADVAFKASRTIDWEGMAKVLVTDEARREFSNLRRAFDEVNTQLQTKFSQEPEPIDWDFYRKGIGSGIVDMYKEAYDSVEIPKYVDNVTPEYKPKFDALLVELKEAEQKSLKESERLEKEIIDVQEISKKLSTMTADEYFEKHPELKKKFDDEIRNDYWGY; encoded by the exons atgagcGGAGCAGGCAAGAAAGTGGCGGATGTGGCATTCAAAGCGTCGAGGACCATAGATTGGGAAGGGATGGCTAAGGTCCTTGTCACCGACGAGGCTCGCAGAGAGTTCTCTAACCTCCGACGCGCTTTCGACGAGGTCAACACGCAGCTCCAGACAAAGTTCAGCCAG GAGCCAGAACCTATTGATTGGGATTTCTACAGAAAGGGTATTGGATCTGGCATTGTTGACATGTACAAGGAAGCTTATGACA GCGTTGAGATTCCCAAGTACGTGGACAATGTTACCCCTGAATACAAGCCAAAGTTTGATGCTCTG TTGGTGGAATTGAAAGAAGCAGAACAGAAGTCGCTCAAGGAGTCTGAACGGCTGGAGAAGGAAATTATTGATGTCCAGGAGATAAGC AAAAAGCTCAGCACGATGACTGCAGATGAGTACTTTGAGAAGCACCCAGAACTCAAAAAGAAGTTTGATGACGAAATCCGTAACGACTACTGGGGATACTGA
- the LOC106448470 gene encoding RNA pseudouridine synthase 5 isoform X2 → MSPQPPQRIGLPWPELNDGLTYKDVVSSSDSELRTVSDFYYSKYKSSAPLLGWIQRIQNGQIQVDGEVVKDPNTLLRSGSKLVYHRLPWKEPDTPHSLDILYQDDHLIALNKPSGLQVLPGGLFQQRTVLTQLQWCFGESHPVPVHRLGRGTSGILLCAKTKLAKTKLSAYFAEGTSLVGSGNMGQECGAVRKISKIYRALASGIVEEDEVVIKQPIGVVRYPGVAKGLYVASSEGKPSFSKVIVLERDRQRDCTLVKVEIQSGRPHQIRIHLAYIGHPLVGDPLYVAGGQPKGVDPDLVDATTTSFAEDGGYQRPNQAVPGDCGYHLHAHEVEIPNLLNTHKVVKVMAPLPPILQTSYLAEEKGLSSCKLS, encoded by the exons ATGTCGCCGCAGCCACCGCAACGTATTGGCTTGCCATGGCCCGAGCTCAACGATGGTTTGACATACAAAGATGTCGTCTCATCTTCTGACTCAG AGTTAAGGACGGTGTCAGATTTCTACTACAGCAAGTACAAGAGCTCAGCTCCATTGCTTGG gTGGATTCAACGAATCCAAAACGGACAG ATACAAGTTGATGGGGAAGTTGTAAAAGATCCCAACACACTCCTTAG GAGTGGTTCCAAGTTAGTTTACCATAGGCTTCCTTGGAAGGAACCTGACACGCCTCACTCGCTAGATATTTTGTATCAAGACgatcatttg ATCGCTTTAAACAAACCGTCTGGACTCCAAGTATTGCCAGGAGGGCTTTTCCAGCAAAGAACTGTGTTGACGCAACTGCAGTGGTGTTTTGGTGAATCACACCCTGTCCCTGTACATCGACTAGGGAGAGGAACATCAG GTATACTTCTCTGTGCTAAGACAAAGCTTGCAAAAACTAAACTTTCAGCTTATTTTGCTGAGGGGACGTCTCTTGTTGGGTCTGG CAACATGGGTCAAGAGTGTGGAGCCGTaagaaaaatatcaaagataTATCGAGCACTAGCAAGTGGTATAGTTGAAGAAGACGAG GTAGTTATCAAACAGCCTATTGGGGTGGTTCGATATCCTGGCGTAGCAAAAGGATTATACGTTGCTTCTTCGGAAG GCAAACCTTCTTTCAGCAAAGTAATCGTTTTGGAAAGGGACAGGCAGAGAGATTGCACGCTGGTTAAG GTGGAGATACAATCTGGAAGACCACATCAAATCAGGATTCATCTTGCATACATTGGACATCCTTTAGTAG GGGACCCACTTTATGTTGCGGGAGGACAACCAAAGGGTGTTGATCCAGATCTTGTAGATGCTACTACTACTTCTTTTGCTGAAGATGG GGGCTACCAAAGACCTAATCAAGCTGTTCCTGGGGATTGCGGATATCATCTTCATGCACATGAAGTAGAGATACCAAACCTGTTGAACACTCATAAG GTTGTAAAGGTAATGGCGCCATTACCACCAATCCTCCAAACAAGTTACTTGGCAGAAGAAAAAGGCCTTTCCTCATGCAAGTTAAGTTGA
- the LOC106448470 gene encoding RNA pseudouridine synthase 5 isoform X1 translates to MSPQPPQRIGLPWPELNDGLTYKDVVSSSDSELRTVSDFYYSKYKSSAPLLGFYSSSLLLYSSSTFSFFINIFFSSFRWIQRIQNGQIQVDGEVVKDPNTLLRSGSKLVYHRLPWKEPDTPHSLDILYQDDHLIALNKPSGLQVLPGGLFQQRTVLTQLQWCFGESHPVPVHRLGRGTSGILLCAKTKLAKTKLSAYFAEGTSLVGSGNMGQECGAVRKISKIYRALASGIVEEDEVVIKQPIGVVRYPGVAKGLYVASSEGKPSFSKVIVLERDRQRDCTLVKVEIQSGRPHQIRIHLAYIGHPLVGDPLYVAGGQPKGVDPDLVDATTTSFAEDGGYQRPNQAVPGDCGYHLHAHEVEIPNLLNTHKVVKVMAPLPPILQTSYLAEEKGLSSCKLS, encoded by the exons ATGTCGCCGCAGCCACCGCAACGTATTGGCTTGCCATGGCCCGAGCTCAACGATGGTTTGACATACAAAGATGTCGTCTCATCTTCTGACTCAG AGTTAAGGACGGTGTCAGATTTCTACTACAGCAAGTACAAGAGCTCAGCTCCATTGCTTGGGTTCTACTCTTCTTCCCTCCTCCTCTACTCATCTTCTACGTTTTCATTCtttattaatatctttttttcttctttcaggTGGATTCAACGAATCCAAAACGGACAG ATACAAGTTGATGGGGAAGTTGTAAAAGATCCCAACACACTCCTTAG GAGTGGTTCCAAGTTAGTTTACCATAGGCTTCCTTGGAAGGAACCTGACACGCCTCACTCGCTAGATATTTTGTATCAAGACgatcatttg ATCGCTTTAAACAAACCGTCTGGACTCCAAGTATTGCCAGGAGGGCTTTTCCAGCAAAGAACTGTGTTGACGCAACTGCAGTGGTGTTTTGGTGAATCACACCCTGTCCCTGTACATCGACTAGGGAGAGGAACATCAG GTATACTTCTCTGTGCTAAGACAAAGCTTGCAAAAACTAAACTTTCAGCTTATTTTGCTGAGGGGACGTCTCTTGTTGGGTCTGG CAACATGGGTCAAGAGTGTGGAGCCGTaagaaaaatatcaaagataTATCGAGCACTAGCAAGTGGTATAGTTGAAGAAGACGAG GTAGTTATCAAACAGCCTATTGGGGTGGTTCGATATCCTGGCGTAGCAAAAGGATTATACGTTGCTTCTTCGGAAG GCAAACCTTCTTTCAGCAAAGTAATCGTTTTGGAAAGGGACAGGCAGAGAGATTGCACGCTGGTTAAG GTGGAGATACAATCTGGAAGACCACATCAAATCAGGATTCATCTTGCATACATTGGACATCCTTTAGTAG GGGACCCACTTTATGTTGCGGGAGGACAACCAAAGGGTGTTGATCCAGATCTTGTAGATGCTACTACTACTTCTTTTGCTGAAGATGG GGGCTACCAAAGACCTAATCAAGCTGTTCCTGGGGATTGCGGATATCATCTTCATGCACATGAAGTAGAGATACCAAACCTGTTGAACACTCATAAG GTTGTAAAGGTAATGGCGCCATTACCACCAATCCTCCAAACAAGTTACTTGGCAGAAGAAAAAGGCCTTTCCTCATGCAAGTTAAGTTGA
- the LOC106448506 gene encoding uncharacterized protein LOC106448506 yields MKMGEFAAKENENPCGLETELAERSMWLMKCPSLAASSLKSLPFPNDPFLPVAKLIISIDPLASVDDETKVAMELTRDEFGNIPKRYALDMSKDFIPMFVFCESSSHGEGKIKGTKVEYKIVPQE; encoded by the exons ATGAAGATGGGAGAGTTTGCGGCCAAGGAGAATGAGAATCCATGCGGTTTGGAAACGGAGTTAGCAGAGAGATCAATGTGGCTGATGAAATGCCCTTCTCTGGCCGCTTCCTCTCTAAAGTCTCTTCCTTTTCCGAACGATCCGTTTCTTCCTGTAGCCAAACTGATAATCTCCATAGACCCTCTCGCTTCTGTAGACGATGAAACCAAA GTTGCAATGGAACTAACGCGAGATGAGTTTGGAAACATCCCAAAACGTTATGCTTTGGATATGTCTAAAGATTTCATCCCCATGTTTGTCTTCTGTGAGTCTTCGTCACATG GAGAAGGGAAGATTAAAGGAACTAAGGTTGAGTACAAGATTGTCCCCCAGGAGTAG
- the LOC106448498 gene encoding general transcription factor IIF subunit 2 produces the protein MSFCYMIFLAIWDYYVSIVSLLLLLSVSCMKMEETAANNNNNGSQDLETEFAERSMWLMKCPSLIAPSLEPLPFEDDPYLPVAKVILSIDPLATVDDEETKVVMELARDESGNVPKRFGLDMSKDFIPMSAFSQSSQGTMSVEGKIKDKFYMNPRTENMESYGRLCRERASKYMCKNKQIQVIDNATGMHMWPTPGTITPTGFLEKKKVTNKTSEMKRTRRDRREMEEVMFNLFEGQSNWTLRLLIQETDQPEQFLKDLLRDLCIYNNKGSNQGTYELKPEYKKATHE, from the exons ATGTCATTTTGCTACATGATTTTTTTAGCAATTTGGGATTACTATGTTTCCATCGtctctcttctcctccttctctctgTTTCCTGCATGAAAATGGAAGAAACTGCggcaaataataataataatgggaGTCAAGATTTGGAAACAGAGTTTGCAGAGAGATCAATGTGGCTAATGAAATGCCCTTCTCTCATTGCTCCTTCTCTCGAACCTCTTCCTTTTGAAGACGATCCATACCTTCCTGTTGCCAAAGTCATCCTCTCCATCGATCCTCTCGCTACCGTGGACGACGAAGAAACCAAA GTCGTAATGGAACTAGCTCGAGATGAATCTGGAAACGTTCCAAAACGTTTTGGCTTGGATATGTCTAAGGATTTCATCCCCATGTCTGCTTTCTCTCAGTCTTCACAAG GGACAATGTCAGTAGAAGGGAAGATTAAAGACAAATTTTACATGAATCCTCGTACAGAAAACATGGAGAGCTATGGAAGGCTTTGCCGTGAAAGGGCAAGCAAGTATATGTGCAAAAATAAACAGATACAG GTCATTGATAATGCCACTGGAATGCATATGTGGCCAACACCAGGAACTATAACCCCCACAGGCTTTCTT GAAAAGAAGAAGGTGACAAACAAGACATCAGAAATGAAGAGAACAAGAAGGGACCGGAGAGAGATGGAGGAAGTCATGTTTAATCTATTCGAAGGACAGTCGAATTGGACTCTCAGGCTACTCATTCAGGAAACTGACCAACCAGAG CAATTCTTGAAAGACTTGCTTAGAGATCTTTGTATTTACAACAACAAAGGAAGCAACCAAGGAACTTATGAGCTGAAGCCTGAGTACAAGAAAGCCACACATGAAtag
- the LOC106448489 gene encoding transcription termination factor MTERF6, chloroplastic/mitochondrial — MEVVTSSSSSSMSIKHFLKSKGFDEQSIEKMLTKCKHLENAQTDVASQNWDYLTNTVGIQDRKLPYIVSRCPKILTLRLHERLVPMFECLSSLGRNPREVTSAITKFPPILAHSLEEKLCPLLAFFQALGVPESHLGKILLFNPRLISYGIETKLAVIVSFLASLGLDKDSGVIGQVLVKHPFLMGYSVEKRLRPTTEFLKSCVGLSDDGVVSVFVNHPQVVCRDVGKILRPNYEYLKECGFGDAQIASMVAGYPPVLIKSVGNSLRPRIRFLVDVMGRGLDEVAGYPQFFQHGLKKKVESRYKVVKKSDVDCSLRDMLDCNNKKFHEKFGVLRV; from the coding sequence ATGGAGGTGGTGacaagcagcagcagcagcagcatgaGCATCAAGCACTTCCTAAAGTCGAAAGGCTTCGACGAACAGAGCATCGAGAAGATGCTCACAAAATGCAAACACCTCGAAAACGCTCAAACCGACGTCGCATCGCAGAACTGGGACTACTTAACCAACACTGTCGGGATACAAGACCGTAAGCTCCCTTACATCGTCTCCCGCTGCCCCAAGATCCTCACTTTACGCCTCCACGAGCGTCTCGTCCCCATGTTCGAGTGCCTCTCCTCCCTCGGAAGAAACCCGCGTGAAGTCACTTCCGCAATCACCAAGTTCCCTCCCATCCTCGCTCACAGCCTCGAGGAGAAGCTCTGCCCTCTCCTCGCCTTCTTCCAAGCCTTGGGAGTCCCTGAGTCCCACCTCGGGAAGATACTCCTTTTCAACCCGAGGCTTATCAGCTACGGGATCGAGACCAAGCTTGCTGTTATAGTCAGCTTTCTCGCTAGCCTTGGTCTTGATAAAGACAGTGGTGTGATTGGTCAGGTTCTTGTGAAGCATCCTTTTCTGATGGGTTACAGTGTTGAGAAGAGGCTGCGTCCTACGACCGAGTTCTTGAAGTCGTGTGTCGGTTTGAGTGACGATGGGGTTGTGTCTGTGTTTGTGAACCACCCGCAAGTTGTGTGCAGGGACGTTGGGAAGATACTCAGACCGAACTATGAGTATTTGAAGGAGTGTGGGTTTGGGGATGCGCAGATTGCGAGTATGGTGGCTGGTTACCCACCTGTGTTGATAAAGAGTGTTGGGAACTCGCTAAGGCCTAGGATCAGGTTCTTGGTGGATGTGATGGGGAGAGGGTTGGATGAGGTGGCTGGTTATCCTCAGTTTTTTCAGCATGGGTTGAAGAAGAAGGTTGAGTCGAGGTATAAAGTTGTTAAGAAGAGTGATGTTGACTGCAGCCTTAGAGATATGTTGGACTGTAACAATAAGAAGTTCCATGAAAAGTTTGGCGTTTTAAGAGTTTAA
- the LOC106448480 gene encoding transcription factor GTE6, with translation MAESVPVSSDIPAGESKILPVEAETIKQRVEEVVQWVDSLEHKLTEVENFYSTIAVSNSSPRHVVGIRKVQQEAARREAVAAKRMHDLMRQFGTIFRQITQHKCAWPFMHPVDVESLGLDDYYEVIDEPMDFSTIKNQMEAKDGTGYKHVMQIYADMRLVFENAMKYNEDASDVYSMAKTLLQKFEEKWAHFLPKVQEEEKIREEEEKQAAMEALLAKEASHTKTTRDLSNEICNVNDELEKLRNVVVGRCRKITSEEKRNIGFALLKLSTDELQKVLGIVAQADPRFQTRAEEVTIEMDVLDEPTLWRLKFLVKDALENAKKKEETIRTKQNNEVSNKRNAVNKLAERRTKRPCL, from the exons ATGGCGGAATCAGTGCCGGTATCAAGTGATATACCCGCCGGAGAATCCAAGATTCTCCCTGTCGAGGCCGAAACCATCAAGCAGAGAGTCGAAGAGGTTGTACAATGGGTTGATTCG CTTGAACATAAACTGACAGAAGTAGAAAACTTTTACTCGACAATTGCCGTCTCAAACTCCTCCCCTAGACATGTTGTTGGGATCAGGAAGGTCCAACAAGAGGCTGCGCGTAGAGAAGCCGTTGCTGCAAAGAGAATGCATGACCTCATGCGTCAGTTCGGAACAATCTTCCGTCAG ATAACGCAGCATAAGTGCGCATGGCCTTTTATGCATCCTGTTGATGTAGAAAGTCTTGGTCTTGATGACTACTATGAG GTTATTGATGAGCCCATGGACTTCAGCACGATAAAGAATCAGATGGAGGCTAAAGATGGTACCGGGTACAAACATGTTATGCAAATATACGCTGATATGCGGCTAGTGTTTGAGAACGCAATGAAGTATAATGAAGATGCAAGTGATGTCTACTCTATGGCCAAAACATTACTGCAAAAGTTTGAGGAGAAATGGGCACACTTTCTTCCTAAGGTTCAAGAAGAG GAGAAAATACGGGAGGAAGAGGAGAAGCAAGCGGCAATGGAGGCGCTGCTTGCAAAAGAAGCATCTCATACCAAAACAACTAGAGATTTGAGCAATGAG ATTTGCAATGTTAATGACGAGCTGGAGAAGCTAAGGAATGTAGTTGTGGGAAGATGCAG GAAAATTACAAGTGAGGAGAAACGTAATATTGGTTTTGCATTATTGAAACTGTCTACGGATGAGCTACAGAAGGTGTTGGGTATAGTTGCTCAGGCTGATCCTAGATTTCAAACTAGAGCAGAAGAAGTGACGATTGAGATGGATGTACTG GACGAACCAACACTGTGGAGGCTAAAGTTTCTTGTGAAGGACGCGTTGGAGaatgcaaagaagaaagaagagacgataaggacaaaacaaaacaatgagGTTTCTAACAAGCGAAATGCAGTGAACAAGTTGGCAGAGAGAAGAACCAAGCGGCCATGCTTGTGA
- the LOC106376958 gene encoding putative F-box protein At3g52320, whose protein sequence is MSFSFRLAAARKRSKTVVKPAWNLLDELLMEILPRLPAKSLMRFKCVSRLWYSLITSRYLTNLFLKYSSPSVQRSRMLMSFVDSDEPYKYALISSSHDPVPLISPFYPAPMYDLDQDLTMPRIGGCFVSALRGLLCVRLLRSVRICNLTTMQRVILPIITSRIVPENNENIWSYFGHEPVHDEYKVLSTVWEVSEEEIVVRSEHQVLVLGHGASWRSTLSTSPPPPHCPYMHGISINGVLYYGAWVVKNRCVVMSFDMRYEEFTLIELPVEAGIVWEARYMNLMNYKGKLAVFEYSRIMINGSIDLWFVQDAGKSGWSDKKSFVLPILETRTLSMASRLLIQPTSHSSEICLTPEEICRHNPRSVIYDLERCKITKLINGMRIVDRFWGSRFMQTTFWDDIESIMYLET, encoded by the coding sequence ATGAGTTTTTCGTTTCGCCTAGCAGCCGCCAGAAAGAGAAGCAAGACTGTCGTGAAACCTGCATGGAACCTCCTGGATGAGCTATTGATGGAGATCCTGCCGAGATTGCCGGCCAAATCGCTGATGAGGTTCAAGTGTGTGTCAAGGCTCTGGTATTCCCTTATCACTTCCCGATATCTTACCAATCTTTTCCTTAAATATTCATCACCGTCGGTTCAAAGAAGCCGTATGCTCATGTCTTTTGTGGACTCTGACGAGCCGTACAAGTATGCGTTGATCTCATCGTCTCATGACCCTGTCCCTCTCATATCACCTTTCTACCCTGCCCCCATGTATGACCTCGACCAAGATCTTACCATGCCGAGAATAGGAGGCTGCTTTGTCAGCGCTCTTCGCGGCTTGCTATGTGTCAGACTTCTGAGAAGTGTTCGAATATGTAACCTTACCACCATGCAACGTGTGATCTTGCCCATTATAACATCAAGAATTGTGCCTGAAAATAATGAGAATATTTGGAGCTACTTTGGGCACGAACCTGTTCATGATGAATACAAAGTGCTTAGTACAGTTTGGGAGGTGAGCGAAGAAGAGATAGTAGTGAGATCTGAGCATCAGGTGTTGGTACTTGGTCATGGAGCTTCATGGAGAAGCACCCTAAGCACCAGTCCTCCCCCTCCTCATTGTCCTTACATGCATGGTATCTCCATCAACGGTGTTTTGTATTATGGAGCTTGGGTTGTCAAAAATAGATGTGTGGTCATGAGTTTTGACATGAGATATGAGGAGTTCACTTTGATCGAACTGCCTGTTGAGGCTGGCATTGTATGGGAGGCGCGTTACATGAATCTCATGAACTACAAAGGCAAACTAGCTGTGTTTGAATATTCAAGAATTATGATTAATGGTAGCATAGATTTATGGTTTGTTCAGGATGCGGGCAAAAGTGGATGGTCGGACAAGAAGTCTTTTGTTTTGCCTATTTTAGAAACGCGCACACTTTCCATGGCCAGCAGGTTGCTGATACAACCCACAAGTCACAGCAGTGAAATTTGTCTGACACCGGAAGAAATCTGTCGGCATAATCCACGCTCTGTCATTTATGATTTGGAGAGGTGCAAGATAACAAAACTCATTAATGGAATGAGAATAGTTGATAGGTTTTGGGGAAGCAGGTTTATGCAGACGACTTTTTGGGATGATATTGAGAGCATCATGTATTTGGAAACCTAA